A part of Bombus pascuorum unplaced genomic scaffold, iyBomPasc1.1, whole genome shotgun sequence genomic DNA contains:
- the LOC132915970 gene encoding putative serine protease K12H4.7 — protein sequence MRGRSKYGKLGAPILSEDHELPTAEWFTQFLDHFDPTDARVWQQVGEHYKKGGPVFLMISGEAAANAKWMAEGQRIEYAKQFGALCFQVEHRFYGQSHPTSDLGVKNLMYLSSQQALADLAYFIEFMNINYKLPVGTKWIAFGGSYAGSLAAWLRNKYPHLVHGAVSASGPLLAEIDFQEYFVVVENALKEYSEACVNAILKANKQFHIMLHRPIGQQGIAKKFILCDPINEHTKRNDISNLYETIASIFAGIVQYNKDNRNNSAMANLTIDSACDILTNETLGIAIDRLAILSTKILQASEKKCLDYMYNKMIHKLRNITWASEEAEGGRQWTYQTCTEFGFFQTSTARGETRSRGSTLTGVVISKYQRAKVKVAIEMEEVQSMTKIQIKQNGGVECSLLHPSFTPKTTFELAPSYETPSGDYGQNHRNYMFKETVSYQLL from the exons ATGAGGGGTCGAAGCAAATATGGTAAGCTAGGTGCTCCAATTTTATCTGAAGATCATGAACTTCCAACTGCTGAATGGTTTACACAGTTTCTAGATCACTTTGATCCAACTGATGCGCGTGTTTGGCAACAg gttggagAGCACTATAAGAAAGGTGGTCCAGTATTTTTGATGATAAGTGGTGAAGCTGCAGCAAATGCTAAATGGATGGCAGAAGGTCAAAGGATCGAATATGCTAAGCAATTTGGAGCGCTATGTTTTCAAGTGGAACACCGCTTTTATGGACAAAGTCATCCTACTTC GGATCTCGgcgtgaaaaatttaatgtatcttTCATCGCAACAGGCACTTGCAGATTTGGCTTACTTTATAgaattcatgaatattaattacaagttaCCAGTTGGTACTAAATGGATTGCATTTGGAGGATCATATGCTGGATCATTAGCTGCTTGGTTGCGTAATAAATATCCTCATTTAGTACACGGGGCTGTTTCTGCTAGTGGTCCTTTATTagcagaaattgattttcagg aatactttgttgttgttgaaaaTGCCCTCAAAGAATATTCTGAAGCATGTGTAAATGCAATACTAAAAGcaaacaaacaatttcatataatgttacatcgTCCTATCGGTCAACAAGGAATagctaaaaaatttat ttTATGTGATCCAATCAACGAACATACCAAACGTaatgatatttcgaatttgtatgaaacaatAGCAAGCATCTTTGCTGGTATTGTACAGTACAATAAAGACAATCGTAATAATTCCGCAATGGCTAATTTAACTATCGATAGTGCCTGCGACAtattaacgaacgaaacattGGGTATTGCTATTGACAGACTTGCAATTTTGAGCACTAAAATATTACAGGCATCAGAAAAAAAGTGTTtggattatatgtataataaaatgattcataaACTTCGGAACATAACATGGGCTAGCGAAGAAGCAGAAGGGG gACGTCAATGGACGTACCAAACGTGTACAGAATTTGGATTCTTTCAAACTTCGACAGcacgcggggagacgcgttcgcgagGAAGCACGTTAActggagtc GTCATCAGCAAATACCAACGCGCAAAGGTTAAGGTCGCTATTGAGATGGAAGAGGTTCAAAGCatgactaaaatacaaattaaacagaatGGAGGTGTTGAATGTTCCCTGTTGCACCCATCATTCACCCCGAAGACGACATTCGAGCTTGCGCCATCGTATGAAACGCCTTCCGGAGATTATGGACAAAATCATCGGAACTACATGTTTAAGGAAACCGTATCGTATCAGCTGTTATAG
- the LOC132915971 gene encoding uncharacterized protein LOC132915971: protein MAFLVFDLAAFGLSFTSLSVIVVRISTNVGMPLDGDKSNSNTDSVSYNWIVLLLNISEVLADFILVLLNCHFYSTLYPRVHSCFQIETIDDVGNNDEIEMRDMVQQWVARHSEMPGIQPPCLERIYYQQIKDAKYSTLFNNKTR, encoded by the exons ATGGCTTTCCTTGTATTCGACCTCGCTGCCTTTGGCCTTTCGTTTACATCTCTATCTGTGATCGTCGTTCGTATTTCCACAAACGTAGGGATGCCACTGGATGGTGACAAGTCTAATTCG aatacagaCTCTGTAAGCTATAACTGGATCGTGTTACTCCTTAACATCAGTGAGGTATTGGCAGACTTCATCCTGGTACTGCTTAACTGCCACTTTTATTCAACTTTGTATCCGAGGGTGCACAGCTGTTTCCAAATAGAGACAATCGACGACGTAGGAAACAATGATGAAATCGAGATGCGTGACATGGTCCAGCAGTGGGTCGCCCGACACAGCGAGATGCCGGGTATTCAACCGCCttgcttggaacgtatatattatcaacaaataaaggacGCGAAATATAGCACACTCTTCAACAacaaaacaagataa